In Mytilus edulis chromosome 6, xbMytEdul2.2, whole genome shotgun sequence, the following proteins share a genomic window:
- the LOC139528990 gene encoding tripartite motif-containing protein 3-like translates to MQRRLADNIASDHLSCPICRDTLKNPKLLPCDHTLCCECLTQLINSTRRFNKVTCPVDRREITMPSYTISAEEWAKSFPTDDLAVVLLQAISGGVKTQENYKNDIPCSEHPQKFCDFFCFGCYQIICSECAVDKHSSFDCDCKNFKICADLAREKLKNSIDEIENIISYGRDIVTNYKEIGKDQLLMQSRQQIKTTIFKLKSIVHDFEKRVNRKSLDILNKVESVVNVEQLQKKTEGIVKELERVRGDIEHSKSQTSTEDMLTVLSKIPDSIQKNTDLLNSLAVSDDPIGIKLELNETFLELCDLLVDQPIGTVHVLPADSLDFEDTEATVCSQRVKFSSDVLPSRALELEPFLEIK, encoded by the coding sequence ATGCAGAGAAGACTTGCAGATAACATAGCATCTGATCATTTATCTTGTCCTATATGTAGAGACACATTAAAAAACCCAAAATTATTACCATGTGACCATACTTTATGTTGTGAATGTTTGACCCAGTTGATAAACTCAACAAGACGTTTTAACAAAGTCACGTGCCCCGTGGACCGACGTGAGATAACAATGCCATCTTACACAATATCAGCAGAAGAATGGGCTAAATCTTTTCCAACAGACGATTTAGCTGTAGTGTTATTACAAGCTATCTCGGGTGGTGTTAAAACGCAAGAAAactataaaaatgatataccttgtTCCGAACATCCTCAGAAATTTTGTGACTTTTTCTGTTTCGGGTGTTATCAGATAATATGTTCCGAGTGTGCTGTTGACAAACATAGCAGTTTCGACTGTGATTGCAAGAATTTCAAAATATGTGCCGACTTAGCAAGAGAGAAATTGAAAAATTCgattgacgaaatagaaaatataatTAGCTACGGACGGGACATCGTTACTAATTATAAAGAGATTGGAAAAGATCAACTCCTAATGCAATCAAGACAGCaaattaaaactactatttttaaattaaagagcATCGTTCATGATTTCGAGAAAAGGGTAAATCGAAAGAGTTTAGACATTTTGAACAAAGTTGAAAGCGTTGTAAACGTTGAACAACTGCAGAAAAAAACGGAAGGAATCGTTAAAGAATTAGAAAGAGTCCGTGGTGACATAGAACATTCCAAATCTCAAACTTCAACCGAGGATATGTTGACTGTTTTATCGAAAATTCCCGACAGTATACAGAAAAATACTGATCTGCTAAATTCCCTTGCAGTATCAGATGATCCAATTGGGATAAAACTTGAACTAAATGAAACGTTTCTTGAATTGTGTGACTTACTTGTTGATCAACCAATTGGAACAGTTCACGTTCTGCCTGCTGATTCCTTAGATTTTGAAGATACGGAGGCCACAGTTTGCAGTCAGAGAGTCAAATTTTCTTCAGACGTATTACCTTCTCGAGCACTTGAACTGGAACCTTTTCTCgagattaaataa